A region from the Prochlorococcus marinus XMU1408 genome encodes:
- the murC gene encoding UDP-N-acetylmuramate--L-alanine ligase, with protein MKKSRHLPPHIHFIGIGGIGMSALAMILVKNGYSVSGSDQKKSSLLKELEEGYVKIFQTQEEANIEKILQDNKKNDVLVVTSSAIGPDNLELQEAKKYNLIIKHRSEILKFLIDQKKSIVVSGSHGKTTTSTYITTILSIIKKDPTAIIGGIVPLYKKNYNISNSELLVAEADESDGSLVKFNPNIGVITNVELEHVDHYKNLEELLKTMKEFAKNCNHLIANFDCKNLKKNIQKSKWFSTQKIEGIDFALIPKESNGCEVIAEYYEQEKFVDIIKVPVPGIHNLSNAVAAIAACRTAGILFKDIKKGITHLHLPSRRFDYKGLWKNRLIIEDYAHHPSEINAAISIASLIINTKNNISSISPNRLVSIFQPHRFTRVKKFQKEFAKSLSKSDLVFITPIYSAGEDQIEGINNRSIAYELKKLKPNLEIYTPDNNQELKKLMIEKTIEKDLILIMGAGDINKTCANLFLKVVVNNTIKNNFAA; from the coding sequence TTGAAGAAGTCACGACACCTACCACCTCATATCCACTTCATTGGAATAGGAGGTATTGGTATGTCTGCATTAGCAATGATTCTCGTTAAAAATGGATATTCGGTATCAGGCTCTGACCAAAAAAAAAGCTCGCTTTTAAAAGAATTAGAGGAAGGTTATGTAAAAATCTTTCAGACTCAAGAAGAAGCAAATATAGAAAAAATTCTTCAAGATAATAAAAAGAACGATGTTTTAGTAGTCACAAGTTCTGCAATAGGTCCGGACAATTTAGAATTACAAGAAGCAAAAAAATATAATTTAATAATCAAACATCGATCAGAAATACTAAAGTTTCTAATCGATCAAAAGAAATCAATAGTGGTCTCAGGCTCACATGGTAAAACAACAACAAGCACTTACATTACAACAATTCTTTCTATCATCAAAAAAGATCCTACTGCTATAATTGGTGGAATAGTTCCTCTATACAAAAAAAATTACAACATTAGTAATAGTGAACTACTGGTTGCCGAAGCAGATGAATCAGATGGATCGTTAGTGAAATTTAATCCAAATATTGGAGTAATAACTAATGTAGAACTTGAACATGTTGATCATTACAAAAATCTAGAAGAGTTATTAAAGACTATGAAAGAATTTGCTAAAAATTGTAACCACCTAATTGCCAATTTTGACTGTAAAAATCTTAAAAAAAATATACAAAAATCTAAATGGTTCTCTACACAAAAAATTGAAGGTATTGATTTTGCATTAATTCCAAAAGAATCAAACGGTTGTGAAGTTATAGCAGAGTATTATGAACAAGAAAAATTTGTTGATATTATAAAAGTACCTGTTCCTGGAATACATAATTTAAGTAATGCAGTAGCTGCAATAGCTGCGTGTCGAACAGCCGGTATTCTTTTCAAAGATATCAAAAAGGGTATTACTCATTTACATCTACCATCAAGAAGATTTGACTATAAAGGATTATGGAAAAATAGATTAATAATTGAAGACTATGCTCATCATCCCAGTGAAATTAATGCGGCAATATCAATTGCATCACTTATAATTAATACAAAAAATAATATTTCATCAATATCACCAAATAGACTAGTAAGTATCTTTCAACCACATCGGTTTACTAGGGTAAAAAAGTTTCAAAAAGAATTTGCGAAAAGTCTTAGTAAATCTGATTTAGTATTTATAACTCCAATTTACTCAGCTGGAGAAGATCAAATCGAAGGAATCAATAATCGATCAATTGCATATGAATTGAAAAAATTAAAACCAAATCTTGAAATATATACCCCAGATAATAATCAAGAATTAAAAAAATTAATGATAGAAAAAACAATTGAAAAAGACTTAATTTTAATTATGGGAGCAGGAGATATTAATAAAACATGTGCAAATCTATTTTTAAAAGTAGTTGTTAATAACACAATTAAAAATAATTTTGCTGCTTAA
- a CDS encoding YbaB/EbfC family nucleoid-associated protein, with protein sequence MAGFGLPNFGQLTEAFKKAQQIQQNAQKLQEELEIMEIEGANNDNRAKIWMSGNQKPLRIEIDQTLLSEDKTIIEKAILDAMKSAHEASTSTMKERMEDLTGGFKLNLPGMGDEN encoded by the coding sequence ATGGCTGGATTCGGACTACCAAATTTTGGACAACTAACTGAGGCTTTTAAAAAAGCACAACAAATTCAACAAAATGCTCAAAAACTTCAAGAAGAACTTGAAATTATGGAAATAGAGGGAGCAAATAACGATAATCGCGCAAAAATATGGATGTCAGGCAATCAAAAGCCCTTACGTATAGAAATTGATCAAACATTACTTTCAGAAGATAAAACAATAATTGAAAAAGCAATACTTGATGCAATGAAATCCGCTCACGAAGCCTCTACCTCAACAATGAAAGAGCGTATGGAAGATTTAACAGGTGGATTCAAACTAAATCTCCCTGGTATGGGAGACGAGAATTAA
- the gap gene encoding type I glyceraldehyde-3-phosphate dehydrogenase encodes MTLRVAINGFGRIGRNFMRCWLSRGSNTNIEVVGINVTSDPKTCAHLLKYDSILGAINDAEISHTDDTFQINGKTIKCYSDRNPLNLPWKEWGIDLVIESTGVFNTDVGASKHLQVGAKKVILTAPGKGEGVGTYVVGVNADKYSHEDFDILSNASCTTNCLAPIVKVLDQKLGINKGLMTTIHSYTGDQRILDNAHRDLRRARAAAMNLVPTSTGAAKAVALVYPEMKGKLTGIAMRVPTPNVSAVDLVFESSRKTSAEEVNALLKTASQGEMKGIIKYGDLPLVSTDYAGTNESTIVDEALTMCIDDNMVKVLAWYDNEWGYSQRVVDLAEIVAQKWK; translated from the coding sequence ATGACTTTGCGTGTTGCGATTAATGGATTCGGAAGAATAGGACGCAATTTTATGCGTTGTTGGCTGAGTAGGGGTTCAAATACAAATATTGAGGTGGTCGGTATTAACGTCACTTCTGATCCAAAGACTTGTGCCCACTTGCTGAAATATGATTCTATTCTTGGAGCAATAAATGATGCTGAAATTTCACATACAGACGATACATTCCAAATTAACGGAAAAACGATTAAATGTTATTCAGACAGAAATCCTTTAAATCTTCCTTGGAAAGAGTGGGGTATTGATCTAGTTATTGAGTCAACAGGTGTATTTAACACCGATGTTGGTGCAAGTAAGCATTTACAGGTAGGTGCTAAGAAAGTGATTCTTACTGCGCCTGGTAAGGGTGAAGGTGTTGGTACTTATGTGGTGGGTGTTAATGCAGATAAATATTCTCATGAAGATTTTGATATTCTCAGTAATGCCAGTTGCACCACTAATTGTTTAGCCCCAATAGTAAAAGTTTTAGATCAGAAGCTAGGAATAAATAAAGGTTTAATGACCACAATTCACAGTTATACAGGAGATCAAAGAATTCTTGATAATGCTCATCGTGATTTACGTCGTGCTAGAGCTGCAGCAATGAATTTGGTTCCTACCTCTACTGGAGCGGCAAAAGCAGTGGCTCTTGTGTATCCAGAAATGAAAGGGAAACTTACTGGTATAGCAATGCGAGTTCCCACTCCAAATGTTTCTGCGGTTGATTTGGTTTTTGAATCAAGTCGCAAAACTAGTGCTGAAGAGGTAAATGCATTATTAAAAACTGCTTCACAGGGCGAAATGAAAGGAATCATTAAATATGGTGATTTGCCTCTTGTTTCCACTGATTATGCGGGAACTAATGAATCAACAATTGTTGATGAAGCTTTAACTATGTGTATCGATGACAATATGGTTAAAGTTTTAGCCTGGTATGACAATGAGTGGGGTTATAGTCAAAGGGTTGTGGATTTGGCCGAGATTGTCGCTCAAAAATGGAAGTAA
- the murB gene encoding UDP-N-acetylmuramate dehydrogenase, translated as MNSIELKKNISLSNFTTWRIGGPAEWIAQPKNNEEIKYLINWINKKKIPCNIIGAGSNLLINDEGIKGLSLCMRKLKGIQIDKNTGNIEVLSGEMLPTLARKAAANGLHGLEWAVGIPGTIGGAIVMNAGAQGNCISDYLESITTLSLKGEYKIIESADLNFGYRYSLLQEENLIVVSAKLKLESGHEESKIRQITNENFNHRLRTQPYQDQSCGSVFRNPEPLKAAKLIEELGLKGFRFGGAEISKIHSNFIINANKASSHDVRKLIKHIQEKVFDSYGILLETEVKQCGFEI; from the coding sequence ATGAATTCAATTGAATTAAAAAAAAATATTTCCTTATCAAATTTTACAACTTGGAGAATAGGCGGTCCTGCTGAATGGATTGCTCAACCAAAAAATAATGAAGAAATAAAATATTTAATTAATTGGATAAATAAGAAAAAAATTCCCTGCAATATAATTGGTGCTGGCTCTAATCTTTTAATAAATGACGAAGGAATTAAAGGTTTGAGCCTATGTATGCGTAAGCTTAAAGGAATTCAAATTGATAAAAATACTGGAAATATAGAGGTCCTTAGCGGAGAGATGCTTCCCACTTTGGCTCGAAAAGCTGCCGCGAATGGACTACATGGACTTGAATGGGCTGTAGGAATACCAGGAACTATTGGTGGAGCAATAGTCATGAATGCAGGTGCACAAGGTAATTGCATATCTGACTATCTTGAAAGTATTACAACGCTATCCTTGAAAGGTGAATACAAAATCATCGAATCAGCTGATCTAAATTTTGGCTACCGGTACAGTCTTCTTCAAGAGGAAAACTTAATTGTTGTATCTGCAAAACTCAAATTGGAATCTGGTCATGAGGAATCGAAAATCCGTCAAATCACAAATGAAAATTTTAATCATCGATTGAGAACTCAACCATATCAAGACCAAAGCTGCGGGAGTGTTTTTCGTAATCCTGAACCTTTAAAAGCTGCAAAATTAATTGAAGAACTTGGTTTAAAAGGATTTCGCTTTGGTGGAGCTGAAATATCCAAAATTCATTCCAACTTTATAATTAACGCAAATAAAGCTTCTTCTCATGATGTACGAAAATTAATTAAACATATCCAAGAAAAAGTTTTTGATTCATATGGAATCTTGTTAGAAACAGAAGTCAAACAATGTGGCTTTGAAATTTAA